One genomic window of Acidovorax radicis includes the following:
- a CDS encoding bifunctional 3-phosphoshikimate 1-carboxyvinyltransferase/cytidylate kinase translates to MYTTEFLDLPPLQSAAGEVHLPGSKSISNRVLLLAALSHGTTIVHDLLASDDTRVMLDALRQIGCSIDETGNTVHITGLGGRSPQSPAQLFLGNAGTAMRPLTAALALLGGEFELAGVPRMHERPIGDLVAALRQLGCQIDYLGNDGYPPLRIAHTQGVPPLALARPIQVRGDVSSQFLTALLMALPLAAATQAIVIEVVGELISKPYIAITLALLARFGIVVQHDNWQRFTIAAGSRYQSPGSIHVEADASSASYFIALGAIASSASGQKGIKIQGVGLDSIQGDIRFVEAARAMGAMVTGGPNWLHIERGAPGVGWPLKAIDLDCNHVPDAAMTLAVMALYAQGTTTLRNIASWRVKETDRIAAMAKELRKLGATVEDGADFIRITPPAQTGDWKAASIHTYDDHRVAMCFSLAAFNPARLPVRIEDPKCVAKTFPDYFEMLFSVSRVAIDSIPVICIDGPTASGKGTVAAAVAQRLGYRFLDSGAIYRITALAALRAGLSIDTAHEPRIASMAQTLPVRFEDGRVWLANDDVTEAIRTEEAGMNASRVSALPTVRTALVALQHSFQQLPGLVADGRDMGTVIFPNAPLKVYLTASATCRAERRYKQLISKGFSASIEDLRADLEARDARDSTRSVAPLKPALDALVLDNSTLTIDEAVEQVLVWWQERQPFAVSAQG, encoded by the coding sequence ATGTACACCACCGAATTCCTCGATCTGCCGCCCTTGCAATCCGCTGCGGGCGAAGTCCACCTTCCAGGCTCCAAGAGCATTTCCAACCGTGTGTTGCTGCTGGCCGCGCTGAGCCACGGCACCACCATCGTGCACGATCTGCTGGCGTCAGACGACACCCGCGTCATGCTCGATGCCCTGCGCCAGATCGGCTGCAGCATCGACGAAACCGGCAACACCGTGCACATCACCGGGCTGGGTGGGCGCTCGCCCCAATCCCCAGCACAGCTCTTTTTGGGCAACGCTGGCACCGCCATGCGGCCACTCACGGCAGCGCTGGCGCTGCTCGGCGGCGAGTTTGAGCTTGCGGGCGTGCCGCGCATGCACGAGCGCCCCATCGGCGACCTGGTTGCCGCCCTGCGTCAATTGGGCTGCCAGATCGACTACCTCGGCAATGACGGCTACCCCCCCCTGCGGATTGCGCATACCCAAGGCGTTCCGCCCTTGGCATTGGCCCGGCCGATTCAGGTGCGAGGCGATGTGTCCAGCCAGTTCCTGACGGCGCTGCTCATGGCCTTGCCATTGGCGGCTGCCACGCAGGCCATCGTGATCGAGGTGGTGGGCGAGCTGATTTCCAAGCCCTACATCGCCATCACCTTGGCGCTTTTGGCGCGTTTTGGCATCGTCGTCCAGCACGACAACTGGCAACGGTTCACGATTGCGGCGGGCAGCCGTTACCAGTCGCCTGGCAGCATCCACGTCGAGGCCGACGCGTCCTCAGCTAGTTATTTCATAGCACTTGGCGCAATAGCATCAAGCGCTAGCGGCCAAAAAGGCATAAAAATTCAAGGCGTAGGCCTGGACTCGATCCAGGGGGACATTCGCTTTGTAGAGGCCGCACGCGCCATGGGTGCCATGGTCACAGGTGGCCCCAACTGGCTGCACATAGAACGTGGCGCACCCGGTGTGGGCTGGCCCCTCAAGGCCATTGACCTCGACTGCAACCACGTTCCCGATGCCGCCATGACACTGGCGGTGATGGCGCTGTATGCGCAAGGCACCACCACACTGCGCAACATTGCCAGCTGGCGGGTAAAGGAAACCGATCGCATCGCCGCCATGGCCAAAGAGCTGCGCAAACTCGGCGCCACGGTGGAGGACGGCGCCGACTTCATTCGTATCACGCCCCCCGCACAAACCGGGGACTGGAAGGCGGCCAGCATCCACACCTATGACGACCACCGCGTGGCCATGTGCTTCTCGCTGGCGGCCTTCAATCCAGCCCGGTTGCCCGTGCGCATTGAAGATCCCAAGTGCGTGGCCAAGACCTTCCCCGATTACTTCGAGATGCTGTTTTCGGTGTCCCGGGTTGCAATCGACAGCATCCCGGTGATCTGCATCGACGGCCCTACGGCCTCTGGCAAGGGCACGGTGGCTGCCGCCGTGGCGCAGCGGCTGGGCTACCGGTTTCTGGATTCGGGTGCGATTTACCGCATCACGGCCCTGGCGGCGCTGCGCGCGGGCCTCTCCATCGACACTGCCCACGAGCCACGCATCGCATCTATGGCCCAGACACTGCCCGTTCGTTTTGAAGACGGGCGAGTGTGGCTGGCCAACGACGATGTCACCGAGGCCATTCGCACCGAAGAAGCCGGCATGAACGCCTCGCGCGTGTCGGCTTTGCCCACCGTGCGCACGGCGCTGGTCGCCTTGCAACACAGCTTTCAGCAGCTGCCCGGCCTAGTGGCCGATGGCCGGGACATGGGCACCGTGATCTTTCCCAACGCCCCCTTGAAAGTCTATTTGACAGCCAGCGCCACGTGCCGCGCTGAGCGCCGTTATAAACAGTTGATTTCAAAGGGTTTTTCAGCTAGTATCGAAGACCTCCGTGCGGACCTTGAAGCACGCGATGCCCGGGACAGTACCCGCAGCGTCGCGCCTTTGAAGCCCGCGCTGGATGCTCTGGTCCTGGACAACTCCACCTTGACGATTGATGAAGCCGTCGAACAAGTGTTGGTCTGGTGGCAGGAGCGGCAGCCGTTCGCAGTCTCTGCGCAAGGCTGA
- a CDS encoding prephenate dehydrogenase: MFEQLGLIGCGLMGGSFALAMKKAGLVKRVVGYSKSPSTTDRARQLGVIDVEAPSALLAVAGADVVLVAVPVAATEATLKAIKHLVTPQMLIMDVGSTKADVVQAAQRALRDQVGSFVPAHPITGREVSGVEHAEADLYSGRQVILTPTERTLTVQLQRAETIWNALGCRVSSMSPESHDAAFAAVSHLPHVLAFAMMNSITGQSHGDEFLSLAGPGFRDFTRIAASDPKMWRDILLSNREELIAQSKLFRQALANIEQAMEKSQAQSLEDMLTLASETRAHWRMGAKRK, translated from the coding sequence ATGTTTGAACAATTGGGGCTGATTGGCTGCGGGCTCATGGGTGGATCGTTTGCGCTGGCCATGAAAAAAGCGGGGCTGGTCAAACGCGTGGTGGGGTACAGCAAGTCGCCTTCCACGACGGATCGCGCGCGCCAGCTTGGTGTGATTGACGTCGAGGCACCGTCCGCATTGCTCGCCGTCGCGGGTGCCGATGTGGTGCTGGTGGCCGTGCCCGTCGCGGCCACCGAAGCAACGCTCAAGGCCATCAAGCATCTGGTCACGCCCCAGATGCTCATCATGGATGTGGGCTCAACCAAGGCAGACGTGGTGCAGGCCGCGCAGCGCGCGCTGCGCGACCAGGTGGGCTCATTCGTGCCGGCACACCCGATCACGGGGCGCGAGGTCTCGGGTGTGGAACATGCCGAGGCAGATCTCTACAGTGGGCGCCAGGTCATCCTGACACCCACCGAACGCACGCTGACTGTTCAGCTGCAACGGGCCGAAACGATATGGAACGCCCTGGGCTGCCGCGTGAGCAGCATGTCGCCAGAGTCCCACGACGCCGCCTTCGCGGCTGTCAGCCACCTGCCCCACGTGCTGGCTTTTGCAATGATGAACAGCATCACAGGGCAATCACACGGCGACGAATTTCTGTCGCTGGCCGGCCCCGGGTTCCGGGACTTCACGCGCATTGCCGCCAGCGACCCCAAGATGTGGCGTGACATCCTGCTGTCCAACCGGGAAGAACTCATCGCCCAGTCCAAGCTGTTTCGCCAGGCATTGGCCAACATCGAGCAGGCCATGGAAAAAAGCCAGGCGCAGAGTCTGGAGGACATGCTCACCCTGGCCAGCGAGACCCGCGCCCACTGGCGCATGGGCGCAAAGCGGAAGTAA
- the pheA gene encoding prephenate dehydratase, whose translation MNTPQASPELASLRVQIDSIDQQLLTLLNQRALVAERVGEIKKREGTPFFRPDRVAQVIDKITHANPGPLKGPHVAAIWREIMSACLALESPQRVAVLGPEGTFCEQAAIEFFGGAADLMYCANFDEVFHSTAAGSAQYGVVGVENSTEGVVTRSLDLFLHTPTHVVGEVSLLVRHNLLRTSNSAEGIEVVLAHPQALAQCQAWLSKHLPHAERRPVSSNAEGARLATTNPAWAALSSDRAATQFGLHIVSHAIQDDAYNRTRFAIICLPHTLQTPPPSGKDCTSLVVSVPNRPGAVHDLLVPLKTNGVSMTRFESRPARTGQWEYYFYIDLDGHPAQPHVARALEELRSLCAFYKVLGTYPVSA comes from the coding sequence ATGAACACTCCGCAAGCCTCACCCGAACTCGCCAGCCTGCGCGTGCAGATTGACAGCATTGACCAGCAACTGCTCACGCTGCTGAACCAGCGTGCTCTGGTGGCCGAACGGGTGGGCGAGATCAAAAAACGCGAAGGCACCCCTTTCTTTCGCCCCGACCGCGTGGCCCAGGTCATCGACAAGATCACCCACGCCAATCCCGGGCCGCTCAAGGGCCCGCATGTGGCTGCTATCTGGCGCGAGATCATGTCCGCCTGTCTGGCGCTCGAATCGCCCCAACGGGTTGCCGTTCTCGGCCCCGAAGGTACGTTCTGTGAACAGGCGGCGATTGAATTTTTTGGTGGCGCAGCCGACCTGATGTACTGCGCGAATTTCGACGAAGTGTTCCACTCCACCGCAGCTGGCAGCGCGCAGTACGGTGTGGTGGGCGTTGAAAACTCCACCGAAGGTGTGGTCACCCGCTCACTGGATCTGTTTCTGCACACTCCCACGCATGTGGTGGGCGAGGTAAGCCTGCTGGTTCGCCACAACCTGCTGCGCACCAGCAATTCTGCAGAAGGCATTGAGGTCGTGTTGGCGCACCCACAAGCGCTGGCTCAGTGCCAGGCCTGGTTGTCCAAGCACTTGCCACATGCTGAACGCAGGCCCGTCTCCAGCAACGCGGAAGGTGCGCGCCTGGCCACCACCAACCCCGCATGGGCTGCGTTGTCCAGCGATCGGGCGGCCACCCAGTTTGGCCTGCACATCGTCTCGCACGCCATTCAGGATGACGCCTACAACCGCACGCGGTTTGCCATCATCTGTCTGCCCCACACACTGCAAACGCCGCCACCGAGCGGCAAGGACTGCACCAGCCTGGTGGTGTCCGTGCCCAACCGTCCCGGCGCCGTGCATGACCTGCTCGTGCCGCTGAAGACCAACGGCGTCTCCATGACTCGTTTTGAATCGCGCCCGGCACGCACCGGCCAATGGGAGTACTACTTCTACATCGACCTGGATGGTCACCCCGCCCAACCACACGTCGCGCGGGCGCTGGAAGAACTGCGCAGCCTGTGCGCGTTCTACAAGGTCCTGGGGACCTACCCCGTTTCTGCGTAA
- the serC gene encoding 3-phosphoserine/phosphohydroxythreonine transaminase produces the protein MNRPYNFSAGPAAIPAEVLEQAAAEMLDWHGSGMGVMEMSHRGKEFISIYENAEADLRELLAVPAHFKILFMQGGGLAENAIVPLNLSRAATVDFVITGSWSQKSQKEARKYASEVRVVASGEDSHFTTVPDPSTWQLSRGASYVHLCSNETIHGIEFHTLPDLQALGSDAPLVIDFSSHVASRPVDWSRVGLAFGGAQKNLGPAGLTLVVVREDLLGQALPACPSAFDYKIVAENQSMFNTPPTWGIYMAGLTFQWLKRQREGAASGVAAMEQRNMAKAQLLYSAIDQSQFYVNKVAVNARSRMNIPFFLRDESRNEAFLAGAKERGLLQLKGHKSVGGMRASVYNAMPLAGVQALVDYMREFEQKHA, from the coding sequence ATGAATCGCCCGTACAACTTCTCCGCTGGCCCCGCTGCCATTCCTGCCGAAGTCCTGGAACAAGCCGCTGCAGAAATGCTGGACTGGCACGGCAGCGGCATGGGTGTGATGGAAATGAGCCACCGCGGCAAGGAATTCATCTCGATCTACGAGAACGCGGAGGCTGACCTGCGTGAACTGCTGGCCGTGCCGGCCCACTTCAAGATCCTGTTCATGCAGGGTGGCGGTCTGGCCGAGAACGCCATCGTGCCGCTGAACCTCTCGCGCGCCGCCACGGTGGACTTCGTGATCACCGGCAGCTGGAGCCAGAAATCGCAAAAGGAAGCACGCAAATACGCCTCCGAAGTGCGTGTGGTGGCTTCTGGCGAAGACAGCCACTTCACCACCGTGCCCGATCCGTCTACCTGGCAGCTGAGCCGCGGCGCCAGTTATGTGCACCTTTGCAGCAACGAAACCATCCACGGCATTGAGTTCCACACACTGCCCGACCTGCAGGCGCTGGGCAGCGATGCCCCCCTGGTGATTGATTTTTCGTCCCACGTGGCGTCGCGCCCGGTGGACTGGTCACGCGTTGGGCTGGCCTTTGGTGGCGCACAGAAAAACCTGGGGCCCGCCGGCCTCACGTTGGTGGTGGTGCGCGAAGACCTGTTGGGGCAGGCCCTTCCCGCCTGCCCAAGCGCTTTTGACTACAAAATCGTGGCCGAGAACCAGTCCATGTTCAACACGCCCCCCACCTGGGGTATCTACATGGCAGGCCTGACCTTTCAATGGCTCAAGCGCCAGCGCGAAGGTGCGGCCAGCGGCGTGGCCGCAATGGAACAACGCAACATGGCCAAGGCGCAGTTGTTGTACAGCGCCATTGACCAGTCCCAGTTCTACGTGAACAAGGTGGCCGTCAATGCACGGTCGCGCATGAACATTCCCTTCTTCCTGCGTGACGAATCGCGCAACGAGGCGTTCCTGGCAGGCGCCAAGGAGCGCGGGTTGCTGCAACTCAAGGGCCACAAATCGGTGGGGGGCATGCGTGCCAGTGTCTACAACGCTATGCCGCTGGCGGGCGTGCAGGCGCTGGTGGACTACATGCGAGAATTTGAGCAGAAACACGCCTGA
- the gyrA gene encoding DNA gyrase subunit A, producing the protein MTQFAKETLPISLEEEMRRSYLDYAMSVIVGRALPDARDGLKPVHRRVLYAMHEMGNNYNSKYRKSAQAVGETMGKYHPHGDSAIYDTIVRMAQPFSLRHPLIDGQGNFGSVDGDNAAAMRYTEIRLDKIAHEMLADIDKETVDFGPNYDGSLTEPIVLPSKLPNLLVNGSSGIAVGMATNIPPHNLNEVVDACLHMLRNPDVTIDELMEIIPAPDFPTAGIIYGINGVKDGYRTGRGRVIMRAKCHFEDIDKGQRQAIIVDELPYQVNKKTLQERMAELVHEKKIEGISHIQDESDKSGMRLVIELKRGEVPEVVLNNLYKQTQLQDTFGMNMVALIDGQPRLCNLRDLISVFLQHRREVVTRRTVFELRKARDRGHVLEGLAVALANIDDFIAIIRNAPTPPVAKAELMARPWDSKLVREMLTRTRADGGVVNADDYRPDGLEKELGMGQDGLYRLSETQAQEILQMRLQRLTGLEQDKIVAEYKEVMAVIEDLLDILAKPERVSTIIGDELTSIKQEFGQHKLGARRSIVEYSAQDLSTEDLITPTDMVVTLSHTGYIKSQPLSEYRAQKRGGRGKQATATKEDDWIDQLFIANTHDYILCFSNRGRLYWLKVWEVPAGSRGSRGRPIVNMFPLQDGEKINVVLPLTGDMRTFPADRYVFMGTSMGTVKKTALDEFSNPRKGGIIAVNLDDGDYLIGAALTDGQHDVMLFSDGGKAVRFDENDVRPLGRQARGVRGMMLEDGQSVIAMLVAENETQSVLTATENGYGKRTSIVEYTRHGRGTKGMIAIQQTERNGKVVAATLVHADDEIMLITDKGVLVRTRVAEIRELGRATQGVTLIALDEGSKLSGLQRIVENDANMPDTDAQVDDTSPPGADAPDLPPTDA; encoded by the coding sequence ATGACCCAGTTTGCCAAAGAAACCCTGCCGATCAGCCTCGAAGAGGAGATGCGGCGCAGTTACCTTGATTACGCGATGAGTGTGATCGTGGGGCGGGCTCTGCCCGACGCGCGAGACGGCTTGAAGCCGGTACATCGGCGCGTGTTGTATGCCATGCACGAGATGGGCAACAACTACAACAGCAAGTACCGAAAGAGTGCTCAGGCGGTTGGCGAGACGATGGGTAAGTACCACCCCCACGGGGACTCTGCCATCTACGACACGATCGTGCGCATGGCGCAGCCATTCAGTTTGCGCCATCCGTTGATTGATGGCCAGGGCAATTTCGGCTCGGTCGATGGCGACAACGCCGCAGCCATGCGGTACACCGAAATCCGCCTGGACAAGATCGCCCACGAAATGTTGGCCGACATCGACAAAGAAACCGTCGACTTTGGCCCGAATTACGACGGTAGCTTGACTGAGCCCATCGTGCTGCCCAGCAAGTTGCCCAATCTGCTGGTCAACGGCTCATCCGGCATTGCCGTGGGCATGGCCACCAATATTCCACCCCACAATCTGAACGAGGTGGTGGACGCCTGCCTGCACATGCTGCGCAACCCGGATGTCACCATCGACGAATTGATGGAGATCATCCCGGCACCCGACTTTCCCACGGCCGGCATCATCTACGGCATCAACGGCGTCAAGGACGGATACCGCACCGGGCGCGGCCGCGTGATCATGCGCGCCAAGTGCCACTTTGAGGACATCGACAAAGGCCAGCGCCAGGCGATCATCGTTGACGAGTTGCCCTACCAGGTCAACAAGAAGACGTTGCAAGAGCGCATGGCCGAGCTGGTGCATGAGAAGAAGATCGAAGGCATCAGCCACATCCAGGACGAGTCCGACAAGTCGGGCATGCGCCTGGTGATCGAACTCAAGCGCGGCGAAGTGCCCGAGGTGGTGCTCAACAACCTGTACAAGCAGACGCAACTGCAGGACACGTTCGGCATGAACATGGTGGCGCTGATCGACGGCCAGCCCCGCCTGTGCAACCTGCGCGACCTGATCAGCGTCTTCCTGCAGCACCGCCGCGAGGTGGTCACCCGCCGCACGGTGTTCGAGCTGCGCAAGGCGCGTGATCGTGGCCATGTGCTCGAAGGCCTGGCCGTGGCCCTGGCCAACATTGATGACTTCATCGCCATCATCCGCAACGCCCCCACCCCACCGGTGGCCAAGGCCGAGCTGATGGCCCGCCCGTGGGACAGCAAGCTGGTGCGCGAGATGCTCACCCGCACGCGGGCCGACGGCGGCGTGGTCAATGCCGACGACTACCGGCCCGACGGGCTGGAAAAAGAACTTGGCATGGGCCAGGACGGCCTCTACCGCCTGTCGGAAACGCAAGCCCAGGAAATCCTGCAGATGCGACTGCAGCGCCTGACCGGCCTGGAGCAGGACAAGATCGTGGCCGAGTACAAGGAAGTCATGGCAGTCATCGAAGACCTGCTGGACATCCTGGCCAAGCCCGAGCGCGTCTCCACCATCATTGGTGACGAGCTAACCTCCATCAAGCAGGAGTTCGGCCAGCACAAGCTGGGCGCACGCCGAAGCATCGTCGAATACAGCGCACAAGACCTGTCTACCGAGGACCTGATCACTCCGACCGACATGGTCGTGACGCTCAGCCACACCGGCTACATCAAGAGCCAGCCCCTGTCCGAATACCGCGCGCAAAAACGCGGCGGACGCGGCAAACAGGCCACGGCGACCAAAGAAGACGACTGGATCGACCAGCTGTTCATCGCCAACACGCACGACTACATCCTGTGCTTCTCCAACCGGGGCCGCCTGTACTGGCTCAAGGTGTGGGAGGTGCCTGCGGGATCACGTGGTTCGCGCGGCCGCCCCATCGTCAACATGTTCCCGCTGCAGGACGGCGAAAAGATCAATGTCGTGCTGCCGCTCACAGGCGACATGCGCACCTTCCCGGCCGACCGCTATGTCTTCATGGGCACCAGCATGGGCACCGTGAAGAAGACGGCGCTGGACGAGTTCAGCAACCCGCGCAAGGGCGGCATCATTGCCGTCAACCTGGATGACGGCGACTACCTGATCGGCGCCGCCCTCACCGACGGCCAGCACGATGTGATGCTGTTCAGCGACGGCGGCAAGGCCGTGCGCTTTGACGAGAACGACGTGCGCCCCCTGGGCCGCCAGGCCCGCGGCGTGCGCGGCATGATGCTGGAAGACGGCCAGAGCGTGATCGCCATGCTGGTGGCCGAGAACGAAACCCAGAGCGTGCTCACCGCCACCGAAAACGGCTACGGCAAACGCACCAGCATCGTCGAATACACGCGCCACGGCCGTGGCACCAAGGGCATGATCGCCATCCAGCAAACAGAGCGCAACGGCAAGGTCGTGGCCGCCACGCTGGTGCATGCCGACGATGAAATCATGCTCATCACCGACAAGGGCGTGCTCGTGCGCACACGGGTCGCTGAAATCCGCGAACTGGGCCGCGCGACGCAAGGGGTCACCTTGATCGCGTTGGACGAGGGTTCCAAGCTCAGCGGTCTGCAGCGCATCGTCGAAAACGACGCCAACATGCCCGACACAGATGCGCAAGTTGACGACACCAGCCCACCTGGCGCCGATGCGCCAGACCTGCCCCCCACCGACGCTTGA